A stretch of Candidatus Equadaptatus faecalis DNA encodes these proteins:
- a CDS encoding ATP-dependent RecD-like DNA helicase, producing MEHTAKEITGQIDRVTFYSEENGYGVLKLQVNGYTEPVTAVGIFPKPAVGEVLKLTGSWIVHQRFGEQFKAESCETVTPSTVGGIEKFLSSGLIKGIGPVAAAKIVQKFGEDTLRVLDEESYRLLEVSGIGPKTIEMIKASWCEQKEIREVIVFLQSYGVSTGYAIRAWKQYGAMTLQVLKENPYRLAIDIFGIGFLTADKIATSLGFASDSPVRVRVGILHVLNSFVGEGSVYVPVDELTKAAAELLGVAAELAEAGIEQARLAAEIVVEWYKNDKGEDDMAVYLPAFQYAEEHSAKKLLELVSNPYNRQYVDVDSAVAWAENELGIKFADAQRETVRAAVNSQVMVITGGPGTGKTTLIRAILKLREANGYTVMLAAPTGRAAKRMSEATGHEAKTIHRLLEYVAAGGENGDFLRDENNPLECDLLIVDEASMIDQILFYHLLQALPPKASLILVGDVNQLPSVGAGNVLADVIESGVCHVSVLGEIFRQSQESRIIVNAHRINNGEMPLVDDDYASGLKDFYIIQQEDPDKALETIRTLVTEKIPQRFKFNPLTDVQVLTPMHRGSAGTIKLNEELQKLLNKTGGASVQKMGRTFREGDKVMQLRNNYDKDVYNGDIGIVYNVDGEREQVIVKMDNGLVSYEFGELDELVHAYAVSIHKSQGSEYPAVIIPFLTQHYVMLQRNLLYTAVTRGKKLVIIVGSRKAIAMAVKNDNTGKRWTRLAERLKRGA from the coding sequence ATGGAGCATACTGCAAAGGAAATTACAGGACAGATTGACCGTGTGACGTTTTACAGCGAGGAAAACGGCTACGGCGTGCTGAAGCTTCAGGTGAACGGCTATACGGAGCCGGTCACCGCCGTTGGCATTTTCCCCAAGCCAGCAGTCGGAGAAGTGCTGAAGCTGACAGGCAGCTGGATTGTGCACCAGCGTTTCGGCGAGCAGTTTAAGGCTGAAAGCTGCGAAACGGTAACGCCTTCAACGGTCGGCGGCATAGAGAAATTTCTTTCCTCAGGGCTTATAAAGGGCATAGGCCCTGTAGCCGCTGCTAAAATTGTGCAGAAATTCGGCGAAGACACGCTGCGAGTTCTGGACGAGGAAAGCTACCGGCTGCTGGAAGTCAGCGGAATCGGCCCCAAAACAATAGAAATGATAAAGGCGTCCTGGTGTGAGCAGAAGGAAATACGCGAGGTAATAGTCTTTCTGCAATCCTACGGCGTTTCAACCGGCTACGCGATAAGGGCGTGGAAGCAGTACGGCGCGATGACGCTTCAGGTGCTTAAAGAAAACCCGTACAGGCTTGCGATAGACATCTTCGGGATAGGCTTTCTTACGGCAGACAAAATCGCGACAAGCCTCGGCTTCGCGTCAGATTCGCCCGTGCGCGTCCGCGTAGGCATTCTGCATGTGCTGAACAGCTTTGTCGGCGAAGGCAGCGTCTATGTTCCGGTTGACGAACTCACAAAAGCCGCCGCGGAGCTGCTCGGCGTAGCCGCGGAGCTTGCGGAAGCCGGTATAGAGCAGGCGAGGCTTGCCGCGGAAATCGTCGTTGAATGGTACAAAAACGACAAAGGCGAAGACGACATGGCGGTATATCTGCCTGCGTTTCAGTACGCGGAAGAACACTCGGCAAAAAAACTGCTTGAGCTTGTTTCAAACCCCTACAACAGACAGTACGTTGACGTTGACTCGGCGGTTGCATGGGCTGAAAACGAACTCGGAATAAAATTTGCCGACGCCCAGCGCGAAACTGTCCGCGCCGCCGTAAATTCGCAGGTAATGGTCATTACAGGAGGCCCGGGAACAGGAAAAACCACACTTATACGCGCCATTTTGAAACTGCGCGAGGCAAACGGCTACACGGTAATGCTTGCCGCCCCAACGGGGCGCGCCGCGAAGCGTATGAGCGAAGCAACGGGGCACGAAGCGAAAACGATACACAGACTGCTTGAATACGTTGCCGCAGGCGGCGAAAACGGAGATTTCCTGCGCGACGAAAATAATCCGCTGGAATGCGATCTTCTGATAGTTGACGAAGCCTCAATGATAGACCAGATACTTTTCTACCATCTGCTTCAGGCGCTTCCTCCCAAGGCGTCGCTGATACTTGTCGGAGACGTCAACCAGCTGCCGTCCGTAGGCGCCGGAAACGTGCTTGCTGACGTCATAGAATCGGGCGTATGCCACGTTTCTGTACTCGGCGAAATTTTCCGTCAGTCGCAGGAAAGCAGGATAATAGTCAACGCGCACCGCATAAATAACGGCGAAATGCCGCTTGTCGACGATGACTACGCGTCAGGACTGAAAGACTTTTACATTATTCAGCAGGAGGATCCCGACAAGGCGCTTGAAACCATACGGACGCTTGTAACGGAAAAAATACCGCAGCGTTTTAAATTCAACCCTCTGACGGACGTTCAGGTGCTTACCCCGATGCACAGGGGAAGCGCCGGAACAATAAAGCTCAACGAAGAACTGCAGAAACTGCTCAACAAAACGGGCGGAGCCTCCGTGCAGAAAATGGGGCGCACCTTCCGCGAGGGCGACAAGGTAATGCAGCTGAGAAACAACTATGACAAAGACGTATACAACGGCGATATAGGAATTGTGTACAATGTAGACGGCGAAAGGGAACAGGTTATCGTGAAAATGGACAACGGACTTGTCTCCTACGAATTCGGCGAGCTTGACGAACTCGTCCACGCCTACGCGGTATCTATCCATAAATCGCAGGGCTCGGAATATCCCGCGGTTATAATTCCGTTCCTCACCCAGCACTACGTAATGCTACAGCGCAATCTGCTCTACACGGCGGTTACGCGCGGCAAGAAACTTGTTATAATAGTCGGCAGCCGCAAGGCAATCGCTATGGCTGTCAAAAACGACAACACCGGCAAGCGTTGGACAAGGCTTGCCGAAAGACTGAAAAGAGGCGCTTAA
- a CDS encoding SH3 domain-containing protein — protein sequence MKKLCAIISLMFLLAAALPAFSADILGAEAKMKTAEYWISRVQNPDTVIMTPEEIQEFNAKILVTPSTYCKNLTEYYPETLTAERVLKSISVEKKLMPKNYVNGKPVTKAFLNGITEECNLDAVQDEMPVRYAFAARNSMMKIVPTSKSSHKSPNDKLFDRYTESFIKIWEPLAVLHTSRSGKWCYVVSSNSDGWVHTQNLAFVDKETMQKYLDMPFIIVTGSKIYPRSGLTGERYEFQLGTRFPIAEDQDAEQNGVGSLSSYSVLLPGRDANGNFCEKKLLIPCSMDVHEGFVPYTQRNLLKHLFKFLGEPYGWGGSFGQWDCSAMIHDVYSLFGFALPRNSGAQARIPGLSTDTRQMSDEEKRRLFATLPAGTILQMNGHVMLYLGTVNGKPYIFHETYSTFGHSGALKEIIINCAVVSDMDLRRSNGQKIISCIRRSVAVQ from the coding sequence ATGAAAAAATTGTGTGCAATTATATCTCTTATGTTTCTGCTGGCAGCGGCGCTGCCAGCATTCTCCGCAGACATACTCGGCGCGGAAGCAAAAATGAAAACGGCGGAATACTGGATTTCGCGCGTGCAGAATCCGGACACCGTGATTATGACACCGGAAGAAATACAGGAATTCAACGCAAAGATACTTGTAACGCCGAGCACCTACTGCAAAAACCTGACGGAATATTATCCTGAAACATTAACGGCTGAAAGGGTGCTGAAATCAATAAGCGTTGAAAAAAAGCTGATGCCGAAGAATTACGTCAACGGCAAACCCGTGACAAAAGCTTTTCTCAACGGTATTACTGAAGAATGCAACCTTGATGCTGTGCAAGACGAAATGCCTGTGCGCTACGCCTTTGCGGCGAGAAACAGCATGATGAAAATAGTTCCTACCTCAAAATCGTCGCACAAATCGCCGAACGACAAACTCTTTGACCGCTATACGGAGAGCTTTATAAAGATATGGGAGCCTCTTGCCGTACTCCACACCTCGCGTTCGGGCAAATGGTGCTACGTTGTTTCGTCGAATTCTGACGGCTGGGTGCATACGCAGAATTTGGCTTTCGTTGACAAAGAAACCATGCAGAAATATCTCGATATGCCGTTTATAATAGTAACGGGATCAAAAATATACCCGCGCAGCGGACTGACGGGCGAACGTTATGAGTTCCAGCTCGGCACACGATTCCCCATCGCTGAAGATCAGGACGCGGAACAGAACGGCGTCGGCAGTCTGTCAAGCTATTCCGTTCTGCTTCCGGGAAGAGACGCAAACGGAAACTTCTGTGAAAAGAAGCTTTTAATTCCGTGCTCGATGGACGTACACGAAGGTTTTGTACCCTATACGCAGAGAAACCTGCTGAAACACCTGTTTAAATTTCTGGGTGAACCGTACGGCTGGGGAGGCAGCTTCGGACAATGGGACTGCAGCGCAATGATACACGACGTCTATTCGCTCTTCGGCTTTGCGCTTCCGCGAAACTCAGGCGCTCAGGCACGTATCCCCGGGCTTTCGACAGACACAAGACAAATGAGCGATGAGGAGAAAAGACGGCTGTTTGCAACGCTCCCCGCAGGCACCATACTTCAGATGAACGGACACGTAATGCTCTATCTCGGAACTGTCAACGGCAAACCGTACATATTCCACGAAACCTACTCGACCTTCGGACACAGCGGAGCCTTGAAAGAAATAATAATAAACTGCGCGGTAGTGTCTGATATGGATCTTCGCCGCTCAAACGGACAGAAGATAATCAGCTGCATAAGACGAAGCGTAGCTGTTCAGTAA
- the clpP gene encoding ATP-dependent Clp endopeptidase proteolytic subunit ClpP — protein sequence MTKPSRRKTLPKPEKCLRRQKRRNRTASQSALRHNLVKLKIQPNERRQKKMIPMVIERTNGGERAMDIYSRLLKDRIIFVGGEINDELANAVTAQLLFLESEDAEKEISLYVNSPGGSVSAGLAIYDTMNYVKPDVSTICVGCAASMGAVLLSAGAKGKRFVLPTSRVMIHQPLGGAAGQASDIEIRAKEILKTKAMLNKILAENSGQPFEKIAADTDRDYFLTAEQAVAYGLADKVIRRKQA from the coding sequence ATGACAAAACCTTCACGGCGGAAGACCTTGCCGAAGCCGGAAAAGTGCTTGAGGCGACAAAAACGCAGAAACAGAACAGCAAGCCAATCGGCTTTGCGGCATAACTTGGTAAAACTGAAAATTCAACCTAACGAACGGAGGCAGAAAAAAATGATACCGATGGTAATTGAAAGAACAAACGGCGGGGAACGCGCCATGGACATATACAGCAGACTGCTTAAAGACAGAATAATATTTGTCGGCGGCGAAATAAACGACGAACTTGCAAATGCCGTAACCGCGCAGCTACTCTTCCTTGAAAGCGAAGACGCGGAAAAAGAAATCAGCCTCTACGTCAACAGCCCCGGAGGAAGCGTAAGCGCCGGACTTGCGATATACGACACAATGAACTACGTAAAGCCTGACGTATCGACAATCTGCGTCGGCTGCGCGGCAAGCATGGGAGCCGTCCTGCTTTCGGCGGGGGCAAAAGGAAAACGCTTTGTACTGCCGACCTCGCGCGTAATGATACACCAGCCTCTCGGAGGAGCGGCGGGACAGGCGAGCGACATAGAAATCCGCGCGAAAGAAATACTCAAAACAAAAGCAATGCTGAACAAAATTCTTGCCGAAAACAGCGGGCAGCCGTTTGAAAAAATCGCGGCGGACACCGACAGAGACTACTTCCTCACGGCGGAACAGGCAGTCGCCTACGGGCTTGCCGACAAAGTAATCAGAAGAAAACAGGCTTAG
- a CDS encoding DUF2493 domain-containing protein encodes MTGIIVCGGRDFNDWQLLEASLDTILLGIDDEIEIITGGAKGADALAKKYAQENGYSLKEFRADWKRYRKGAGPVRNAEMLKYALTLENAMVAGFWDGKSRGTADMLQKARAKGVKTYEIHYEK; translated from the coding sequence ATGACAGGAATAATCGTATGCGGTGGCAGAGATTTTAACGACTGGCAGCTGCTTGAAGCGAGCCTTGACACAATACTGCTTGGAATTGACGACGAAATAGAAATAATAACGGGCGGGGCAAAAGGCGCGGACGCGCTTGCCAAAAAATACGCGCAGGAAAATGGGTATTCGCTCAAAGAATTTCGCGCAGACTGGAAACGCTACCGCAAAGGCGCAGGGCCTGTACGCAATGCCGAAATGCTGAAATACGCGCTTACGCTTGAAAACGCCATGGTCGCAGGCTTTTGGGACGGAAAAAGCCGCGGTACGGCAGACATGCTTCAAAAAGCCCGCGCCAAAGGCGTAAAAACCTACGAAATCCACTATGAAAAATAA
- a CDS encoding N-6 DNA methylase, with product MTREELRELEALYETEGCVFARNTERSFPQVRGSQSAFCSLLYSALLLAAAEQPDKLNTFESFAAAFNIDEQHKLFPLLKSNAFVFELLNGAEQFLGGNEKLLKSCLLFRQSDTSRAEIKNSAQRYINRLIAKLLVPEKGGMVVNLSAGRGSFIRDCYSVYGNEISYGISESEDDYYVALIRAELLGINTEQFRRNEMLENEGRYKRLFVSYPLAARLGEIPEHCSKAKAFAAYNKEFSVLRCADWFYAGYAAELLDFGGRAALIMPASALIRSGADDAARRNLIENGKIEAVIEITGCRFYTNTSVKTAIVVLGKANSSVRFVRAELPEDGTLQLDEQQIDDIVSAFRQDGTFGCAKSISMSVGGLLAANSAEQSVSIRLQTAPVFYPQSGKKLGSCLQTAFRTRLFSGKSLEKYFTEKETQIKYLELSNLSDGGISGRIQCLESLPEKSAELGIPDLAANLLREGDLLVSRIGNPAFRFAAAEFGEDKPFQKGDAVIPSSNLFVLRFTDDVNVWFVKAYLESAEGQKQMMNLFGNGHLNLLSMETLKSCIFIPDAGRGQQDETAGEYRRLRGELKALSEAADKKSMELKNFCDNIANMQKQ from the coding sequence ATGACCAGAGAGGAACTTAGAGAGCTTGAAGCGCTGTATGAAACGGAAGGCTGTGTGTTTGCAAGAAATACAGAGCGCAGCTTCCCTCAGGTGCGCGGCAGCCAGTCAGCTTTCTGCAGCCTGCTTTACTCAGCCCTTCTTTTGGCGGCGGCAGAGCAGCCGGACAAACTCAATACCTTTGAGTCTTTTGCCGCCGCCTTCAATATTGACGAACAGCATAAACTGTTCCCGCTTCTCAAGTCCAATGCTTTTGTTTTTGAACTGCTGAACGGGGCGGAACAGTTTCTCGGAGGAAACGAAAAACTGCTCAAATCGTGCCTGCTCTTTCGTCAGTCGGACACGTCCAGGGCAGAGATAAAAAATTCGGCGCAGCGTTATATTAACAGGCTTATCGCAAAACTGCTTGTGCCGGAAAAAGGCGGCATGGTTGTAAATCTTTCTGCCGGACGCGGCAGCTTTATAAGAGACTGTTATTCGGTCTATGGAAACGAAATTTCCTACGGCATATCCGAAAGTGAAGACGATTATTACGTCGCGCTTATCAGGGCAGAACTGCTTGGAATAAACACAGAACAGTTCCGCAGGAATGAAATGCTTGAAAATGAAGGGAGATACAAACGGCTGTTCGTCAGTTATCCGCTTGCCGCAAGGCTCGGTGAAATTCCTGAGCACTGTTCAAAAGCTAAAGCCTTTGCGGCATACAACAAAGAATTTTCTGTCCTTCGCTGTGCGGATTGGTTCTACGCAGGCTACGCGGCAGAGCTGCTTGATTTCGGAGGCAGGGCAGCGCTTATAATGCCTGCGTCGGCGCTTATCAGAAGCGGAGCAGACGATGCCGCAAGAAGAAATCTCATAGAAAACGGCAAAATTGAGGCGGTTATAGAAATAACAGGCTGCCGGTTCTATACAAATACGTCCGTAAAAACCGCGATAGTGGTTCTCGGCAAAGCAAATTCCTCCGTGCGTTTTGTACGTGCAGAGCTTCCGGAAGACGGCACTTTACAGCTTGACGAACAGCAGATTGACGATATCGTTTCAGCTTTCAGACAGGACGGAACTTTTGGCTGCGCGAAAAGTATCAGCATGAGTGTCGGCGGCCTGCTTGCGGCAAATTCCGCAGAACAGAGCGTAAGTATCCGCCTGCAAACGGCTCCAGTATTCTATCCGCAAAGCGGGAAAAAGCTCGGCAGCTGTCTGCAGACCGCTTTCAGGACAAGACTTTTCAGCGGAAAATCGCTTGAAAAATATTTTACTGAAAAAGAAACGCAGATAAAATACCTTGAGCTTTCAAATCTTTCAGACGGCGGAATAAGCGGCAGAATACAATGTCTTGAAAGCTTGCCCGAAAAAAGCGCGGAACTTGGAATACCAGACCTTGCAGCGAACCTGCTGCGTGAAGGAGACCTCCTCGTTTCGCGTATTGGAAATCCCGCCTTCCGTTTCGCCGCGGCGGAATTTGGCGAGGACAAGCCCTTCCAAAAAGGCGACGCGGTAATTCCGAGCAGCAATCTCTTTGTCCTGCGCTTTACGGACGACGTGAACGTATGGTTTGTCAAGGCATATCTTGAAAGCGCCGAGGGGCAGAAACAGATGATGAACCTTTTTGGAAACGGACATCTTAACCTTCTCAGCATGGAGACACTCAAAAGCTGCATCTTTATACCTGACGCCGGACGCGGACAGCAGGACGAGACAGCCGGAGAATACCGCAGACTGCGCGGCGAACTTAAAGCGCTCAGCGAAGCGGCGGACAAAAAATCCATGGAACTGAAAAACTTCTGCGACAACATCGCAAATATGCAAAAACAATAG
- a CDS encoding NAD-dependent deacylase: MNCEEGISWLAERVKAGNVAVFSGAGLSTESGLQDFRSRTGLWAEADPMEMCSIDAVLRNYDNFCSFYKARLYVPESIKPNAGHKIIAEWEKEGYLIGVITQNIDRLHQRAGSVKVAELHGSMLPVRCQKCGKLYDTDEDFLNGERCECGGKLRPGIVLFGEMLPNEPLTLADRWSSRCDTFIVFGSSLTVSPANYFPRQAKQCGAKLVIINRDETPMDCIADLVVHDGIGSYLTKVNEAVKGARARR; the protein is encoded by the coding sequence ATGAATTGCGAGGAAGGCATAAGCTGGCTTGCGGAACGCGTCAAAGCCGGAAACGTCGCGGTTTTTTCGGGCGCAGGTCTCAGCACGGAATCAGGACTTCAGGATTTCCGTTCGCGCACGGGGCTTTGGGCTGAAGCAGACCCTATGGAGATGTGCTCCATAGACGCCGTGCTGCGCAACTACGATAATTTCTGCTCTTTTTACAAGGCAAGGCTTTACGTTCCCGAAAGCATCAAGCCGAACGCAGGACATAAAATTATCGCCGAATGGGAAAAGGAAGGGTATCTCATCGGAGTGATAACGCAGAATATTGACAGGCTGCACCAGCGCGCAGGCTCAGTGAAAGTCGCAGAGCTGCACGGAAGCATGCTTCCCGTGCGCTGCCAGAAATGCGGAAAGCTTTACGATACAGACGAAGACTTTTTGAACGGGGAACGCTGCGAATGCGGCGGAAAGCTGCGCCCCGGAATAGTTTTGTTCGGGGAAATGCTGCCGAACGAGCCTTTAACGCTTGCCGACCGCTGGAGTTCACGCTGTGACACGTTTATCGTTTTCGGTTCTTCGCTGACAGTTTCGCCGGCGAACTATTTTCCGCGCCAGGCAAAGCAATGCGGCGCAAAGCTTGTAATTATCAACCGCGATGAAACTCCGATGGACTGTATTGCAGATTTGGTTGTACACGATGGAATAGGCAGTTACCTCACAAAGGTCAATGAAGCCGTGAAGGGAGCAAGGGCGCGGCGATGA
- a CDS encoding leucyl aminopeptidase, which yields MEIKFADSSFELCNYEAAAFVVYDGEAEFGTLCESKAQEVRKALADMNFSGKAGSVCKVAANCKSVKFIIASGAGKKTCPNRLDHVRTAAYSAVRKAADYGCKSVALWLPDGKEAEYCRAAAEGAVLAGYRFDKYLTNKDGDHFTVPEVTFVNADEAAAREGQIIAESQNFARSIANEPANKVSPAVLAEKAQALAAELGLSCEIWDENKAEAERMGAFLAVGSGSANPPRFIKLEYAPENAKKHIVLVGKGLTFDSGGLDIKPENFMLTMKGDKTGACTVLGAIRAAALLKLPVKVSVVIAAAENMPSGSAFRPDDILTARNGKTIEVVNTDAEGRLTLADALCFASELKPDLIIDIATLTGACAVALGNSTAGIFSNNDEAADCVLSAGKRAGEGLWRLPMTDKNLRESIKGPFADVLNCGERYGGAITAAMFLEEFVADETPWVHIDIAGADFISKPWGYYCKGMTAFGTRTLINVLCGK from the coding sequence ATGGAAATCAAATTTGCTGACAGCAGTTTTGAGCTTTGCAATTACGAAGCCGCCGCGTTTGTTGTTTACGACGGTGAAGCTGAGTTTGGAACGCTGTGCGAGTCAAAAGCGCAGGAAGTCCGCAAGGCTCTTGCCGACATGAATTTCAGCGGAAAAGCCGGAAGCGTTTGCAAGGTTGCGGCAAACTGCAAATCTGTGAAATTTATAATAGCTTCGGGCGCGGGCAAAAAAACTTGTCCCAACAGGCTTGACCACGTACGTACGGCTGCTTACAGCGCCGTTCGCAAGGCGGCGGATTACGGCTGCAAAAGCGTTGCGCTTTGGCTTCCCGACGGAAAGGAAGCAGAATACTGCCGCGCCGCGGCTGAGGGCGCTGTTCTTGCCGGCTACCGCTTTGACAAATATCTCACGAACAAGGATGGCGACCATTTCACGGTTCCCGAGGTAACTTTTGTAAATGCCGACGAAGCGGCGGCGCGCGAAGGGCAGATTATCGCCGAATCGCAGAATTTCGCGCGCAGTATCGCAAACGAGCCCGCGAACAAGGTCTCGCCTGCGGTGCTTGCCGAAAAGGCGCAGGCGCTTGCCGCCGAGCTTGGACTCTCGTGCGAAATATGGGACGAAAATAAAGCGGAAGCCGAACGCATGGGGGCGTTCCTTGCCGTAGGCAGCGGCTCCGCAAATCCTCCGCGTTTCATAAAGCTTGAATACGCGCCGGAGAACGCGAAGAAACATATCGTGCTTGTCGGCAAGGGGCTGACCTTTGACAGCGGCGGACTTGACATTAAACCTGAGAATTTCATGCTTACGATGAAGGGCGACAAAACGGGAGCCTGTACAGTGCTTGGGGCAATCCGCGCCGCCGCTTTGCTTAAGCTTCCGGTCAAGGTGTCTGTTGTTATAGCCGCCGCCGAAAATATGCCGTCAGGCAGCGCATTCCGCCCGGACGACATACTCACGGCGCGCAACGGCAAGACGATAGAGGTCGTCAATACGGACGCCGAAGGGCGTCTCACGCTTGCGGATGCTCTCTGTTTCGCAAGCGAGCTGAAACCTGATTTAATTATTGATATAGCCACCCTTACAGGTGCCTGCGCGGTTGCCCTCGGAAATTCCACGGCAGGCATATTCTCAAACAACGACGAAGCGGCAGACTGTGTTCTTTCAGCCGGAAAACGCGCCGGAGAAGGGCTTTGGAGACTTCCGATGACAGACAAAAATCTCCGTGAATCAATCAAGGGACCTTTTGCAGATGTTTTGAACTGCGGAGAACGCTACGGAGGGGCAATAACAGCGGCTATGTTCCTTGAGGAATTTGTCGCGGACGAGACCCCGTGGGTGCATATTGACATAGCCGGCGCGGATTTTATTTCCAAGCCGTGGGGATATTACTGCAAAGGAATGACCGCATTCGGCACAAGAACGCTGATTAACGTTCTCTGCGGAAAATAA
- a CDS encoding AAA family ATPase yields the protein MFNDTTFYCFEVSCRGEEEESLRAEQIREYLEDHSGRRSSSPAGLYQIASDKKNKTITLAAFPWNSDKYDEKKIVRSILEAELGADRSKIKKISAAELKKCYPEATETLRSLFRKRGISYSEKGGLEIIVSLESERSAMSKIKKCGCAEFVGVVDRMNNCLRQSRKGTLSCGTVFVCENTHDAEKYIKLLKNYLVAKGVVKDFRYVTGDIDNAVKTDRNTAFIYRIDDDYDIGEHSRHFFSADAGDLWKLLGRKTIYLTTIRPEEYSRICDKVSCFETIFPYVVRLEESTTEEKFELVKEEAESYGFTADESFLESSLLDGSIGCVLEKIPGAVIRKLGKNGCDYVLRPEDLNTAEPKRKKRNVSALEELDSLIGLEGVKKTVREIAACVRKMEDDPDLSLHMVFKGNPGTGKTTVARIIGRIFGELGILRHPDNFVEGDRSSLVAGYVGQTALKTKDRIKKAMGGVLFIDEAYALCDGNTHSDIDYGNEAVATLLKAMEDHRRDFVCILAGYPEKMDKMLDMNPGFRSRILFHVDFPDYSSDEMLEILRGICKKSCYLLDDGAEKEALAFFSRQLKNADKNFANGRTVRNLYELAKTKQALRSPDKNDKTFTAEDLAEAGKVLEATKTQKQNSKPIGFAA from the coding sequence ATGTTCAACGACACAACATTCTACTGCTTTGAGGTTTCCTGCCGCGGCGAGGAAGAAGAAAGCCTTCGCGCAGAGCAGATTCGCGAATACCTTGAAGACCATTCGGGGCGGCGCAGCAGCAGCCCTGCGGGACTTTACCAGATTGCCTCCGACAAAAAAAACAAAACAATAACCTTAGCCGCATTTCCGTGGAACAGCGACAAATACGATGAGAAAAAAATTGTCAGAAGCATACTGGAAGCAGAACTCGGCGCGGACAGAAGCAAAATCAAAAAAATAAGCGCCGCCGAACTTAAAAAATGCTATCCGGAAGCAACGGAAACACTGCGTTCACTCTTCAGAAAAAGAGGCATCAGCTACTCGGAAAAAGGCGGCTTGGAAATAATAGTATCTCTTGAAAGCGAACGCAGTGCAATGTCAAAAATCAAAAAATGCGGCTGTGCGGAATTCGTAGGGGTAGTTGACCGCATGAACAACTGCCTCAGACAGAGCAGAAAAGGCACTCTCAGCTGCGGAACGGTATTTGTCTGCGAAAATACCCATGATGCGGAAAAATACATTAAACTGCTTAAAAACTATCTTGTCGCAAAAGGTGTGGTAAAAGATTTTCGCTACGTTACAGGCGATATTGACAATGCCGTAAAAACAGACAGAAACACAGCCTTCATATACAGAATAGACGATGATTACGACATCGGGGAACACAGCAGACATTTCTTCTCAGCGGACGCGGGAGACCTTTGGAAGCTTCTCGGAAGAAAAACGATTTACTTAACAACAATAAGACCGGAAGAATACAGTAGAATATGCGACAAAGTTTCCTGTTTTGAAACAATTTTCCCCTACGTCGTACGCCTTGAAGAAAGCACGACGGAAGAAAAATTTGAACTTGTCAAAGAAGAAGCGGAAAGCTACGGCTTCACGGCTGACGAAAGTTTCCTCGAAAGCAGTCTGCTTGACGGCAGCATAGGCTGCGTGCTTGAAAAAATCCCCGGCGCAGTCATCAGAAAGCTTGGTAAAAACGGCTGCGACTACGTACTCCGTCCGGAAGATTTGAATACGGCAGAGCCGAAACGCAAAAAGAGAAACGTTTCGGCGCTGGAAGAGCTTGACAGCCTCATCGGGCTTGAAGGAGTAAAAAAGACCGTGCGCGAAATCGCCGCCTGCGTCAGAAAAATGGAAGATGACCCCGACCTCTCGCTTCACATGGTATTCAAGGGGAATCCGGGCACAGGCAAAACAACCGTTGCGCGCATAATCGGACGCATCTTCGGCGAACTCGGCATCCTCAGGCATCCCGACAACTTTGTGGAGGGAGACAGAAGCAGCCTTGTAGCAGGCTACGTCGGACAAACCGCGCTTAAAACGAAAGACCGCATCAAAAAAGCAATGGGCGGAGTCCTCTTCATAGACGAAGCCTACGCACTCTGCGACGGAAACACACATTCCGACATCGACTACGGAAACGAAGCTGTTGCCACTCTGCTTAAAGCAATGGAAGACCACAGACGCGACTTTGTCTGCATACTTGCGGGATATCCGGAAAAAATGGACAAAATGCTTGACATGAACCCGGGCTTCAGAAGCCGCATACTCTTCCACGTTGACTTCCCCGACTACTCGTCGGACGAAATGCTTGAAATACTCCGCGGAATATGCAAAAAAAGCTGCTATCTGCTTGACGACGGCGCGGAAAAGGAAGCGCTTGCTTTCTTCAGCCGCCAGCTTAAAAACGCGGACAAAAATTTCGCCAACGGCAGAACCGTGCGCAACCTCTACGAGCTTGCGAAAACAAAACAGGCGCTGAGAAGCCCCGACAAAAATGACAAAACCTTCACGGCGGAAGACCTTGCCGAAGCCGGAAAAGTGCTTGAGGCGACAAAAACGCAGAAACAGAACAGCAAGCCAATCGGCTTTGCGGCATAA